The DNA segment aaatgtgtaacttgtttgtcgagcatgaaatttgatacataggagatattttatgtatattggctttaaaaatgacaaaatatatAAGTTGACAAGATTTCACGTGTTTCGGTATTAAATTATGTGAAcgtttgtgtatatatattacgacgcgcaaatcaTAGATATATTGCGTATAAATGGGAAAGTTAACggatttacacaataatggtcaccaataaaatcgttcaagtcgcaaaatcataaaaacacacacacacacccatatatatatatatatatatatatatatatatatatagtggagggttcaaatgagaagaatttttttgtaacaagaaaaaaaaaagaagtttcaaccaataagaatgcttcattttacttcatttaatatttgcatttagttttaatataagggtatattggtaaacttataaaaatcattaatttgtattcttcccctttaataactaactaaattaaatttgtaactcctaaATATCTAATTTttccaaataaaaaaaattaacttaatttaaaatgtagaataaattactagttgtgtaggataaattacgagttgtgtagcatatatttcgaggtgtgtaggataaatttcgactgtgtaggataaaattctataatgtgtatggtatatgtaggaaaattttgatttgtgtaagttttgtagattatatgtaggataattaataattagttgactaattaattaaagagttaaaaattaatatatataatgaaatagtattttactaatatgtcttttcttctttttcttctcacattaaatttcttctcaaatgaacctcccccaatatatatatatatatatctattatatataataaacataaaGATTTGGGCTGATGTGGCATGATATTAGAGCTTCTAGGATTGGGTTTTGGCGGGAAAACGAAAATGTTGTCCAAAAAAATCACGCGGATCTTTCTCTTTTGTAACCCGACCCATTCAATTCGTGTAACATTATTCGGATCCAGATATAAGCGTTCTTTTCATTCTTGAATACCAAAATTGACTAAACCCTAAATTTCCTTTCATTCTTCCTCCTCAGACGTTACGATCTCTCAAGTGAAGATCTGGAGAATTTTATTTCACAACATAATAACCGATGATAGAGATATGATCTACAATCGCAAATATGTTCATCGAAGATTCCATGTTCTCGTGACCGATCCAAACGCAGATCTATTCTTCGGCATGATGTTCCGCCGCCTGCCGTCCGCTGATAGAGATTACACAAAATCTGTTCATCGGCTTGATGTTCCGCCGTCCGTTGATAGAGATTACAAAAAATGATCTACAATCGCAGATATATTCATCGAAGATTCCCTCTGAATCGCTTGTGCTTGAACGCATTAACAAAGGATTCCAAATCAAGGTTATTCACTTCCAGGTATGTCATTTCCGTAGTCGATATTGATAAAAAATCTAGGTATGTTTAGTGTTGTTCGATACCTTTTATTCTGTTTTCCCCTTATTTTCGTGTCCatccttaattttttttttcatttttgtgTTTTGCATGTCATAGATTCATCCAGATAAGATCCAGGTAGTTATTGTTTAGATTATATATGCTTTGATTCTGCTTAGTTTTTGTTGTGCTTCTGTGTTTTTATTATAAATCCAGAAGCTACCTTCAATTAATTTTTATTTGTGACCATAACAGATCAAAAAGAACTTCACAGTATAAGAGGACTTCATTCTGAGACTCTAAGGTAATCGGATTTTGATTTGTGTTGAATTTTGGTTTGAATGAACAACACATTTTGGTTTGTAAGCGTCTTTTTGGGTACTTAGATTTGGTTGTATATTCTGTTTGTATGAAATGAAGATGGGATTTTGTTATTATTACAGTGTATTAAGGTCAAAGTAACCAAATTTGGGGATAATTTGTTTGAAAAAGCACATTCAAACACCCTTTAACTAGAATAAAAGATGCATTTGTTAGGCATTTAATGCCTTTATAAGGTTTAGAAACGTAGTCTTATCTAATGTAGTCACATTGGAATCTGTGTTATTTCAACAACTACACCGTATGCCATGCTCCCCTCAGGTACTTTCTTTCCATAcgaaataataatagttccattATATGTGCTGCTGCAACTGTTTGTTTGTTGTTAATTAGTTTTAGGTCTGTTTTGGATTTTGACCAGATTTGATGGAAGGATATAAGGCTTCTGAGACAGGTCAAAACTTGGAACAGGTAAAAACTGGGATTTcgttatataaaaaattataattCTTTTGAAGAAGTGGTTTGTTAACAATAGAGGTGATCTCAATGTGCAGGTGATTTATAAGATAAAATTGCCTGGACCTGCAATATTAGGAGAAAGAAAGCCTGAGAATCAGAATCATGCAATCATTTTCACACGTGGAGAGGGCTTGCAGACTATAGACATGAATCAGGTATGTTGTCAAATATCTACTTCTATAGCTATATACATTCCATAATTGCAATCAAACATCCAGGATAATTATATAGAAGAGGCGTTAAAAATGAGGAACTTTCTTCAAGAATTTCGTAAAAAACTTGATGATGTGAGGTACCCGATGATATTAGGACTTAGGGAGCATATTTTCACTGGAAGGTGCGTTGAAAGTTGTTAAACATTCCCCCTTTGTTCATTAAGCTTATTGTTATCCTTTCTTGCTGCAGTGTTTCTTCTCTTGCATGGTTTATGTCTAATCAAGAAACAAGTTTTGTAACAATTGGTCAAAGATTGCTGGCCAAACCTTTGAAGTAAGATCTAAATCATATCCTGTTGGTTCTTTTCATACTTCTGTTGCAGGCAtgtttattaattaaataattactTGATTCCTCTACGGTTCGTTTTCATTATGGTCATCCAGATGTTTTTGATAGGTTGTTTCACCTTACCAGAGGAGGTGTCAGCAAAGCCTCTAAGATTATAAATCTAAGCGAGACATATTTGCTGGTAATTGCAAACTAAAATGTCTCCCGTGATTTGACTTTTGATCCACAGCTAACCATTTTCTTTCTGTGTACAGGTTTTAATTCTACCCTACGAATCCTAAACTTTTATataaagtacaaaatatatttaaaattaaaGTTGGATATTATAATGATTACCGATGATTTTCAGCCACGTGAAACAAGCTATGCGGCTCTTAATGATGGTCGGAAACTATGTTTAGAGTGTCTTGACTCGTCAGTTATGGATACAAGCGAGTGTCAACAATTGGTGAGAAAAAATGATTTATGGTAGTTAGTATATTTTCTTCTACTCATGAATTCACTGCTTATAACTAAAatctgtgtttttttttattagagAGGTTGGTATTATCCTTTCACATTATTCTATTGAGCTTGAAAGCAAAGTTTGTCTTTTTTACATATTGTGAACTGTAGTTgaattttgtttttctattgtagtgaggttttttttttttttaattttgcaaGCTCTTTGACTTCAATTTTGGATGACATTTGCTATTTCGACCCGTTTGCTTATAAAGGGACGATTTGAGCCCTTTTTTAATAGGCCAAATTTGTAAAATAAAAGGCTTAAAAGGAAACGGGTCAGATTTTTCAAATTTGATTTATTAAAAGTTTAGATCATggtaataaactaataatatagTTTTAGTAATTATCTTCATCAcactaattatttaaaaaaatatggtCAAAAGTGTTTCGGTCAACCAACGGGCTCGACCCGCAACACAAAATGTTGCGTGATGTCCAGATATATCATGTTGACCTTCGACAAGCAGCATGGTTTAGTGCTGTTCCTTGGAGTATGATGCCATTAGTGGTCTACTTCGCTGGTGTTTTTTCGGACAAACTGATTCAAAGTGGCATTGACCATAACTTTGACTCGCAAAATTATGCAGGTGTTGATATTTATTGTGTGGTTCTTGATACTACAGCAGGAGTTTGGTTCGATACAAAATCTGTTGTGACGTGTCCAAGGACTGGTAGATACAGTGCTGATGCTACTGGCAGAGATGCCGCGGTTGAATTAACAAGGCGGTGTAGGCACGCGGCTGGCTGCTGTAGGGGATTTAATTTTCATTTACGGTGGTTTACGCGGAGGTAAGACCTGATCTATCTTCTCAGTTCTCTTGATACACTAATAattcacattttcaaaaaaaaGTCTGGTACtatggtgttttattttctgttgcTTTGTTAACTGCAGGGGTATTGTTAGATGATCTTTTAGTTGCTGAAGACCTGTTTGGTGCTTCTGTCCTTTGAAAAGGCTATTTTGTTGGGGGTTCTTTGATTATAGGGTTTTTAGTGATGCAAGTTTAGTAACAGGGATTCGGTTTTTTCCTACTAAATTTAGTTCATTTTCATACATCTTATTAATCTATGGATGCAATGGTATATATGTAACTAGGTTAATAACAAATAATATAACTAAGTTTCCCGAGCCCGGAAAGCAATCCTAGATATGCTTATAACAAAACGATTTGGGAAGTTTTGTGTAAAAGTTTAATGAAATAATATGTtacattttaacaaaaaaaaaacatgtttatcaactaataaaaataaacaacCCGGGAAGCattcccgggtgataacctagtatatatatatatatatatatatatatatggaccgatatatatattaacgtgccaacataatcaaaaatgataacttttcgagaaaatctcaaagttatgtgataattctaagaagcggagaaacttaggatttttgtgttaaatatatattgattTAGAATTGTTCCTATATTAGGACGTATATAAAAATCAATCTCTGGGATTGCGAtattaaaatacgcacccaaaggtgagtgtcacgaaacccctctttttactgttttgtatatattttgggggCGGAACACGTcgttaaaagggtttaataatgttttcgaaataaaacataccttttaatatataaaatatatatttttgctGAAAATATATGAATTTGATAAGTTATACATTTCGAAGTAAAACGTTTTTGATGATTGAATATTGTACGTGCGGTATTTCTTAAGTGAAACGAGACTGTACGGATTAGGGATGAATTCCGGACTGAGTCTCAACATTTGAGTGACAGGGGAATTCGTAAATCGTcgtgtattaaattgtcatattagtaggatttatatattgtacgtgaggcagacatcatattaTTCTTCGAGAAAGAACCAtgcgcccatgatgtcgtttaatcatttaagtaatatacgcgaggaattgttggtagatctatcgggttgacaaccccttcgtgaccggtcgccccgtgtcaagtcaAGCGACGAATTTTGATTCTGTTTATTGTCTAGCATTGATTATCCTTGCATGGTTAATATATGGTTCGTATCatctagctaacatacgagtctgaaagttgacgtaataatttaatatacaaaacttggGCAGTAACAATATTGTCGGGTTCGAGAAACTGCGACGGATGGCCCATGGATTTTTAATAAGGAAGTAAGATGGACTTTCTAAAATTTATatggatgttttcaaataaacacctaatCAGAAAGTTTTCCTTGAAATAAAATTGGTAGTAAATGAATACGTGAATTCACCtgcctttgtgttgacacttgattttaacgtgttctacaggtacttgagttcggcttcgggaattatTGCGTATCTTGTGGTTTTTGATGCATGTTTTGTCACTTAAATATGTTGGACTAATTTTAAACTTTCTGGGacaaatgtaataagatccaaAAGGATCAAAGACAATTTAATTATGTCGTGGTTGTGTCACGTTATGGGACGTCATGCTtaaaaacttatgttttaattaagttaataTGTCCAACACTATAATGCATCAAACATCAAGATAGAAATGGGCAACAgcttccgtcaccactacgttttatattccgctgcgacgtattttggggtgtgacactaaatcagaagatcggatagaatgaagttttgtaaaccaaatgagtatgagaactcatgtaatatggtttaacaaagcctacatactaaatcgaaacctaacctaagtgcttacgacccattacgacccgtttaagtagtttacgctactttaacgcgtcattcgcgtaaaacgcgttcggaccgcctaactagtcctatgacaagtattatatgccttaacatgtctaataatgttgcctaatcagtttagatgtcaaaaatttggTTACATATAaactaaggcatataaactaactatcatacaactaactaaacgaagtgaccataaggtataacctcggaaggttattccctatacaactatggtcacaatatatgcttggtcggatcctaatgatcgatcaaacgggtcgggttcgaaagtctaagcgattgtttagaccgcttaccttatgaccctatataagcactatactaaaagtgacaagttaaacatgttaaaacttgttcaatgaagttagaaaacaagtttgatatcaaaatatagggttttgatacccaagaatagtttggttgcaaaacacgcattttgaccgaaactatgactcgtcactatgcctaaataacttggtaatcagtaggtatagtcacaagggactatgaccatcgtgattacgctcacgttgcgaagttcaaacgaacttcgtgttgaccattgactggtcaaagcagaaagtcaaacatagtttgactttcgttcttaaaaaacgcataaaagcacgaaagaatacttacaagaggtccaagctATGAAGGTATGATCtataaattctcaggtatgaagctttgagcttcaacttagagaataTTCAGATCATGTGTGAGTTTCAAATAAAAAATCATGGGGTTTATATAGTTTTCGGGCCACCGTTAGGATCATTCATCGAAAAACGAGCTTCAATCTAAGCATTAcgtgtgtgcccatggttttagaaTACCATGGGTGCCCCAAAATAGCCCATAGACTTGTTAAAAACCACTTGCAAATCATgggaacagctggatcaagctggaaatTGATTTTCGCAGATCTGATGGTTTTACGCGGGCCACGTAGACATAAGCTTATTCTTACGCGCCCCTCCTAGAACTTCTAGATCAGCAAGTTTTcaaaattggcagaacaggctCCTGATgcttaaaacttgatttttgacatgtttaagccccgttaacctcatttcaaggctccataatgaagttaaagcatggggaacatgaaacatgctcaaaaagatctcgatgtcggttcgtttggtcgtacggttgcgttattcggttaattacgatgaaactcgaacggacgcgaaaaacaatccaaattacgcgacgaatggaattttatcatgccaatcactaaaataaaatattttaatgattacaaaaatttttggatgtccggatattttcagaacgtaagatatgcgcgaaaatgcaaacttgtgcactttttgacgatTTTAGTCCCTAtttaaccaaaaagtttatttttgcacaccgaacccatcaaagcctatttctaagctatgtaaaggatatttatggtatgtttaacttatggtcaagtttcGGAATGTTCAATACCATACGAATcagcagacttttgcagtttgacgcaaatagtccctgcgatcgaataaacttgatttcgt comes from the Helianthus annuus cultivar XRQ/B chromosome 4, HanXRQr2.0-SUNRISE, whole genome shotgun sequence genome and includes:
- the LOC110936412 gene encoding callose synthase 3-like isoform X3, which gives rise to MLPSDLMEGYKASETGQNLEQVIYKIKLPGPAILGERKPENQNHAIIFTRGEGLQTIDMNQDNYIEEALKMRNFLQEFRKKLDDVRYPMILGLREHIFTGSVSSLAWFMSNQETSFVTIGQRLLAKPLKLFHLTRGGVSKASKIINLSETYLLPRETSYAALNDGRKLCLECLDSSVMDTSECQQLVLIFIVWFLILQQEFGSIQNLL
- the LOC110936412 gene encoding callose synthase 3-like isoform X8, producing the protein MLPSDLMEGYKASETGQNLEQVIYKIKLPGPAILGERKPENQNHAIIFTRGEGLQTIDMNQDNYIEEALKMRNFLQEFRKKLDDVRYPMILGLREHIFTGSVSSLAWFMSNQETSFVTIGQRLLAKPLKLFHLTRGGVSKASKIINLSETYLLVLILPYES
- the LOC110936412 gene encoding callose synthase 3-like isoform X4, with the translated sequence MEGYKASETGQNLEQVIYKIKLPGPAILGERKPENQNHAIIFTRGEGLQTIDMNQDNYIEEALKMRNFLQEFRKKLDDVRYPMILGLREHIFTGSVSSLAWFMSNQETSFVTIGQRLLAKPLKLFHLTRGGVSKASKIINLSETYLLPRETSYAALNDGRKLCLECLDSSVMDTSECQQLVRKNDLWYRSLVRYKICCDVSKDW
- the LOC110936412 gene encoding callose synthase 3-like isoform X2 — translated: MLPSDLMEGYKASETGQNLEQVIYKIKLPGPAILGERKPENQNHAIIFTRGEGLQTIDMNQDNYIEEALKMRNFLQEFRKKLDDVRYPMILGLREHIFTGSVSSLAWFMSNQETSFVTIGQRLLAKPLKLFHLTRGGVSKASKIINLSETYLLPRETSYAALNDGRKLCLECLDSSVMDTSECQQLVRKNDLCRSLVRYKICCDVSKDW
- the LOC110936412 gene encoding callose synthase 3-like isoform X1; its protein translation is MLPSDLMEGYKASETGQNLEQVIYKIKLPGPAILGERKPENQNHAIIFTRGEGLQTIDMNQDNYIEEALKMRNFLQEFRKKLDDVRYPMILGLREHIFTGSVSSLAWFMSNQETSFVTIGQRLLAKPLKLFHLTRGGVSKASKIINLSETYLLPRETSYAALNDGRKLCLECLDSSVMDTSECQQLVRKNDLWYRSLVRYKICCDVSKDW
- the LOC110936412 gene encoding callose synthase 3-like isoform X7 gives rise to the protein MLPSDLMEGYKASETGQNLEQVIYKIKLPGPAILGERKPENQNHAIIFTRGEGLQTIDMNQDNYIEEALKMRNFLQEFRKKLDDVRYPMILGLREHIFTGSVSSLAWFMSNQETSFVTIGQRLLAKPLKLFHLTRGGVSKASKIINLSETYLLPRETSYAALNDGRKLCLECLDSSVMDTSECQQLVRKNDLW
- the LOC110936412 gene encoding callose synthase 3-like isoform X5 → MLPSDLMEGYKASETGQNLEQVIYKIKLPGPAILGERKPENQNHAIIFTRGEGLQTIDMNQDNYIEEALKMRNFLQEFRKKLDDVRYPMILGLREHIFTGSVSSLAWFMSNQETSFVTIGQRLLAKPLKLFHLTRGGVSKASKIINLSETYLLPRETSYAALNDGRKLCLECLDSSVMDTSECQQLQEFGSIQNLL
- the LOC110936412 gene encoding callose synthase 3-like isoform X6: MLPSDLMEGYKASETGQNLEQVIYKIKLPGPAILGERKPENQNHAIIFTRGEGLQTIDMNQDNYIEEALKMRNFLQEFRKKLDDVRYPMILGLREHIFTGSVSSLAWFMSNQETSFVTIGQRLLAKPLKLFHLTRGGVSKASKIINLSETYLLPRETSYAALNDGRKLCLECLDSSVMDTSECQQLVRKNDLWC